AAATTCTATCGATCAAAGCTGTCCATTCTCCACGATGCTGCCACTAAAACCCAGAAATTGTTTTCACTGCTGCCATCGTTGACAATAATTGTATTCTTCGAAGTCAACCAATtctaatgcaaaaaaaaaaaaaaaaatagcccgCATTAGCATTTAAAAATTTGCCTTACGCTGTACTAACTACTGAACCAATAATTAATCTCATCATCCCAGCTGTGTTTTTTGCAGTGAAACATTCAAATGGCTCTAACTATTTAAAGGGTGGCAATGTGTTTTGTTCTTCAGAGATTTACAATAGAAAGAAATACTTTGGTTCGTAGCAAAAACAATGGCATTGTCCAAGTTTCTTTCTCTTATCTTTCTTCAACTGTTATGTGTTCTGTGTGTTTTAAAACTGTCGAATGGACAAGGCTTAGATGTCAATTTTTACGAAAAGACATGTCCCTCCTTGGGGTACATTGTCAAAGACGCAACAGCAAAATTCATTTCTCGAACACCAAGTCTTGCTCCTCCATTATTGAGAATGCATTTCCACGATTGTTTTGTTCGGGTAAGATCACACATCAacctttccaatttttcttatGGTGCACATAGGATTATCACATCTAATGGCCATGTACTAAAACCATACATGTAGCTTGTTCTACATATTATAGGTGTTGAATAAGGTTGTCGTTGTTGGAGACATCTTAGCATAGAATTTGTACATTTAGGTTTCTTCGTCGCGATTACATGGTTAATGGAGGATATTATGTTTTATGCTTAAAGCCTGATTAAGATAATTGTTGGTTAATGGGGCTGATATGTTTTATGCCTAGGTCTAGATTAAGGAGTTGACCTTGTTACCCATCAGAGCCTAAAGGACAAAGAAAAGGCAATGTAGTTCGAGAGAGGATTTAAGGGTTCAATGTTTTAGTCTCAATATATATATGCTACACTAGTTTCATTTTAACAAGCTGGCTACTAGTCCTTATGTGGATATGGATAGAAATGATTGTCAATGCAAATTAATCTCAAGCAAAATACAAAATATAGTACTGCCTTTACTAAACATGAAAAGTTCATCACCTTTGTGTATACTACTTCCATATACAACAAATATATAACATTATACTCTTGAATGGACAATGATGTTGTTTCTTCTCAATTGTTGATATACCGATAATTCGTTATttcgaagaaaaaaaattgttgtcTAACGAGTTAATTTTATTTGCAGGGATGTGATGGCTCGGTCCTATTAAACTCTACCTCCAGCAATCAAGCTGAGAAAGCAGCAATCCCAAATCAATTTCTTAGAGGGTTCCAAGTTATTGATGCAGTGAAATCAGCAGTAGAGAAAAAATGTCCTGGTGTTGTTTCTTGTGCAGATATCGTGGCATTAGTTGCCCGTGATGCTGTTActttggtgaatattttgaaaCTCTTCCAAATTTTAAACTTTGAGGAAATATAAACTTGTAGAACAAGTGCGCTAAAGGTGGCAGTTTTCATGCAGATTAAGGGACCATCATGGCAAGTCGAATTAGGCCGAAGAGATGGAACAGTCTCTATAGCTTCAGAGGCCTTAAACAAGCTGCCTTCACCTTTCATGAACATAACTCAATTGAAAGCATCATTTCAATCCGTGGGTTTGAGTGTCAAAGACCTTGCAGTTCTATCAGGTACCTCTCAATAACGTACATGATGATCATCGATCATGTTTTGAATTATGCCCTTGTTACTTTTAATCCTAATACTTTTGAATCCTTTTTCAAGATTAAACATTCTAATTCTATCTAAAAATGGTTCTTTTTGACACATCTAGCCTCTATATTTAATCTGACGTGCAAATGGTTTGATTTCCCAAGTAGTGTGGATTTTTATGCCTCTATTCCTAGCAAAGATGAGGAGCCAGGAAATCTTAAAAATCTGAAAGGCAAgatttaggttgcattttttttctcaaaactgTTCCAAAAAAACTTTTAAACGCATCTCCCAACTACCATTTTGGCCTCCATATCGAgaaatttttatgaaatttttagcataaaaatttttctaaaaaaaaaaaattagattatGCTGTAGAAACTATGACATAGGATATTCCCCTTCAAAAATATCATGGTAGAGAACTTTTTCtaacttcatttctttcttttttcaggAGGGCACACGATTGGGATATCTCATTGCATTGGCGTCAACCCACGTTTGTTCAATTTCACAGGCAAAGGTGACACTGATCCAAGCTTGGACCCTAAGTACCTTGCTCAGCTAAAGCGACAATGCAAGCCAGGAGATGTTACTACAATTCTTCAGATGGACCGCAGTCCAAAAAAATTTGATATTGATTATTATACTACAGTAAATAATAGAAGAGGGCTTTTTCAATCTGACGCAGCTCTTTTGGATGACACTGAAACAAAAACCTATATCCAACAACATCTAAGCCATGCTGGATCCATGAGCTTCTTTGATGATTTTGGGGTTTCAATGGTGAATATGGGTCGCATCGGAGTTCTTACTGGCAAGAATGGTGAAATCAGGAAACAGTGTGCCTTCGTTAACTAAGCAAATTTTTCTTAGTTCTTACTGGATATTGAATTGATTGTGTAATCGTAGTGGCCAATTGGATTCTGTTGCGTTTGTGTTGTTATTATtcattttgtttggataggaggttatttgaaataattattgtaatactttttgtgatgtgatttatataagataaaaaagtggttgaaaatTGTGTGTATGATATAAGTaaaacaaaatctgaaatttcttttttcttaaattCTTGATATCCAAACACAATATGTGCCCATTCTTCTTGATTTCAAAACCTTTGGATATTACATGAGCCTATTTTCTCGCAGCTATATTTTTTGAGTAATATAATGAGTATTACACTTTTTATTTTTCACCCTCCTACCCCTCCTACACTTCCCACTCTCAATTGCCAGGTGCAGGACTCAAATCCCAAATCTGATAGTTAGAAAAATTCTAAGAGTCCTGCCGGGTATTATActcaaaaaaaattctaaacaaaTACTCTCTCCATCCCAATATTAGAGTTATTTTTTGAGAATTCagtttttatgcagaaacaatAATCATTATGTCTAGATGAGACATCATTAATGAATTTACATATGtatcctttagattcaaaatattttcttgttaaatgtgcactgaaatttaaaaaatttacttttttaacTGACAAAATTTGAAAGCAAATGTTCAATTTGAAATGATGACTCTTATTTTGGAATATCAATAaagtgaaacatgacattatcAATAGAACGAAGAGAATAAAAGTTTTCTTGCCAGTGTTCTATCCGAGTCAAGACTgaagaaattaaataaataacgaaaaaaaggaaataaattagACATAGCCATTGACAaaataatttagaaaaaaaGGAGTTCATTTGTATTGGCTGATTGTGATGATCATGAG
The DNA window shown above is from Coffea arabica cultivar ET-39 chromosome 5e, Coffea Arabica ET-39 HiFi, whole genome shotgun sequence and carries:
- the LOC113688627 gene encoding peroxidase 27-like; its protein translation is MALSKFLSLIFLQLLCVLCVLKLSNGQGLDVNFYEKTCPSLGYIVKDATAKFISRTPSLAPPLLRMHFHDCFVRGCDGSVLLNSTSSNQAEKAAIPNQFLRGFQVIDAVKSAVEKKCPGVVSCADIVALVARDAVTLIKGPSWQVELGRRDGTVSIASEALNKLPSPFMNITQLKASFQSVGLSVKDLAVLSGGHTIGISHCIGVNPRLFNFTGKGDTDPSLDPKYLAQLKRQCKPGDVTTILQMDRSPKKFDIDYYTTVNNRRGLFQSDAALLDDTETKTYIQQHLSHAGSMSFFDDFGVSMVNMGRIGVLTGKNGEIRKQCAFVN